From a region of the Egicoccus sp. AB-alg2 genome:
- a CDS encoding MFS transporter has protein sequence MPGEARSYRRLLLDRQFGPFVGAALLSNIGNWFHVVTSVIVVHELTGSAFMVGLISFANFAAFLVLTPLAGVVTDRTSRRRVLVLAQSGSALAAAGLAITFLIGHGSAVGVLVASLLLGVGSVFSIPATLSVVPELVPPADHGAGLALNTISINVARMVGPVLGAFVLTQAGAGPAFAVNAASFAVYALVCRRLPIPAAVATTTRVDGRYRVALRAVRCNRELRAAFGCVVVVGVLLEPNTTLAPALAEAVGSSESLVGFVVGAFGAGALLGAPMAKRPRILCMPTARAGFAFAAGGTAAIMLAPHPAALLAGFGLLGAGYLAAVTALTTQIQVAVPIVLRGRVMALWSQLLLGVRPISSVVLGGLTDLASVRVASAALLVLAVVGWSLAGRPPRAL, from the coding sequence GTGCCCGGCGAGGCACGCAGCTACCGCCGACTCCTGCTCGACCGACAGTTCGGCCCCTTCGTCGGGGCGGCGCTGCTGTCCAACATCGGCAACTGGTTCCACGTCGTCACGTCGGTGATCGTGGTGCACGAGCTGACCGGGTCGGCCTTCATGGTCGGGCTGATCAGCTTCGCCAACTTCGCGGCCTTCCTCGTGCTGACGCCCCTGGCAGGCGTCGTCACCGACCGCACGTCGCGGCGACGTGTCTTGGTGCTCGCCCAGAGCGGCTCGGCACTCGCCGCCGCCGGTCTGGCCATCACCTTCCTCATCGGACATGGCAGCGCAGTCGGCGTCTTGGTCGCCAGTCTGCTGCTGGGCGTCGGCTCGGTCTTCAGCATCCCGGCCACGCTCTCGGTCGTGCCCGAACTCGTCCCACCAGCGGACCACGGCGCCGGTCTTGCACTCAACACGATCTCCATCAACGTCGCCCGCATGGTCGGCCCCGTCTTGGGCGCGTTCGTCCTCACCCAGGCGGGCGCCGGTCCGGCCTTCGCGGTCAACGCGGCCTCATTCGCGGTCTACGCGCTGGTGTGCCGCCGGTTACCCATCCCGGCGGCGGTCGCGACGACGACCCGCGTCGACGGGCGGTACCGGGTCGCCCTGCGTGCCGTCCGCTGCAACCGCGAACTGCGCGCCGCATTCGGCTGCGTGGTCGTCGTGGGCGTGCTGCTCGAACCCAACACGACCCTCGCCCCCGCCCTGGCAGAGGCGGTCGGGTCGAGCGAGTCGCTCGTCGGCTTCGTCGTCGGCGCTTTCGGTGCCGGGGCTCTACTCGGCGCCCCGATGGCGAAGCGGCCGCGGATCCTGTGCATGCCCACCGCGCGGGCCGGGTTCGCATTCGCGGCGGGCGGCACGGCCGCGATCATGCTCGCGCCCCACCCGGCGGCCCTGCTGGCCGGTTTCGGATTGCTCGGCGCCGGCTACCTGGCGGCAGTGACGGCCCTGACCACGCAGATCCAAGTCGCGGTGCCCATCGTGCTCCGTGGACGCGTCATGGCACTGTGGTCTCAGTTGCTCCTCGGCGTGCGCCCGATCTCGTCCGTCGTGCTCGGCGGCCTGACCGACCTCGCCTCGGTGCGCGTCGCCTCCGCGGCATTACTGGTGCTCGCTGTGGTGGGCTGGTCCCTGGCGGGGCGGCCCCCGCGCGCTCTCTGA
- a CDS encoding cyclase family protein — protein MADALLDAVRTGVRVYDLSRPYAIGMPQSPNHPVYWHSLPRRHGDKVREDGGSAANDIIVLGTHVGTHIDALAHVSHEGQLHGGVDAGDAQVGGRFPVHGIDQVAPGVFGGILLDVPVALGLDTCDPGYEITPADLDAALERSGAIPQPGDILLVRSGWGARWDEGAAYIGTDSGVPGVGEAGARWLAAHRPRAVGADTIAFEHLAPGKGHAVLPAHRVLLVEEGINIIETMNLEEIAAASLTEFTLALAPLPLVGATGSPLRPLALTSA, from the coding sequence TTGGCTGATGCACTTCTGGACGCCGTGCGCACGGGCGTGCGGGTCTATGATCTTTCGCGCCCGTACGCCATCGGGATGCCGCAGTCACCCAATCATCCGGTCTACTGGCACTCGCTGCCGCGCCGGCACGGCGACAAGGTCCGCGAAGACGGCGGGTCCGCGGCCAACGACATCATCGTGCTCGGCACCCACGTCGGCACTCACATCGACGCGCTCGCCCACGTATCCCACGAAGGCCAACTCCACGGCGGTGTCGACGCTGGCGACGCGCAGGTCGGCGGGCGTTTCCCCGTCCACGGGATCGACCAGGTGGCGCCGGGTGTGTTCGGCGGCATCCTCCTCGACGTCCCGGTCGCGCTCGGCCTCGATACGTGCGATCCCGGCTACGAGATCACGCCCGCCGACCTCGATGCCGCGCTCGAGCGCAGCGGCGCGATCCCGCAGCCCGGCGACATCCTCCTTGTCCGCTCCGGGTGGGGCGCCCGGTGGGATGAAGGTGCCGCCTACATCGGGACCGACTCCGGTGTCCCCGGTGTCGGTGAGGCCGGCGCGCGCTGGCTGGCGGCGCACCGCCCCCGCGCCGTCGGCGCCGACACCATCGCCTTCGAGCACCTCGCACCGGGCAAGGGGCACGCGGTCCTGCCGGCGCACCGCGTCCTGCTCGTCGAGGAGGGCATCAACATCATCGAGACTATGAACCTCGAGGAAATAGCCGCCGCCTCGCTCACCGAGTTCACACTGGCGCTCGCCCCGCTGCCGCTGGTTGGCGCCACCGGTTCGCCGTTGCGGCCTCTCGCGCTCACGTCTGCCTGA
- a CDS encoding twin-arginine translocase TatA/TatE family subunit produces MPTLPGGFELVVILFVVLLLFGARKLPALAGSIGTSMREFRRAAQEEAANGKAGESAKDAD; encoded by the coding sequence ATGCCCACGCTTCCCGGCGGGTTCGAACTCGTCGTCATCCTCTTCGTCGTGCTGCTGCTCTTCGGCGCTCGGAAGCTGCCGGCCTTGGCCGGATCGATCGGCACCAGCATGCGCGAGTTCCGTCGCGCCGCGCAGGAAGAGGCCGCAAACGGCAAGGCCGGCGAGTCCGCGAAGGACGCCGACTAG
- a CDS encoding thiamine pyrophosphate-dependent enzyme, producing the protein MTSSGQPGTIAADLLAAAAQGGVRNLWMTTGSDLTSFQEAVAALRAAGVPTPGILTAPHEHVGLSAAIGETMVTGGPSMTAVHADLGLLHHGGAIHNALMGQAPVLMMSGYPPVTDARRTAPVYWYQQRFDQGEIVRQYVRWDYKLSTLDDAGRVAARALQVARSAPTGPVYLAVPDEVGRAPLPAGRCPGGPAEALPPARLGAGPEDLVSEVARRLLAAERPLFVTERSGRDPATVAVLSRLLDRFAIGVVNGRFRVNVEDGHGSLLAADALGTADVVVALESPVPWIPAAGSPDPQAWVALVGSDPLNRDIPLGDFPAAALAQADPHAFLLALEEALAQACDGNDRERIDRRRRGWLAPPAEAAATPSSGALSPALVAATLDEVMDETDLLVSEVFDTSPIRRTRPGTMFEKGASSLGWAQAAAVGARYASGDTPTVAVTGDGSYLFGAPTSALWLQEAIDTPVLTVVLNNGGYRTGTTTLRAHYPDGHAMRARDLSGGTLDAPRFDFASQAAGSGAHGVVVESPADLVDALRRARKVVEDARVPAVVDVHLPTHRDQLGLT; encoded by the coding sequence ATGACCTCGTCCGGCCAGCCCGGCACGATCGCCGCCGACCTGCTCGCCGCCGCCGCACAGGGCGGCGTCCGCAACCTCTGGATGACCACGGGTTCCGACCTGACGTCGTTCCAGGAAGCGGTCGCGGCGTTGCGTGCGGCCGGCGTGCCGACCCCGGGCATCCTCACCGCCCCCCACGAGCACGTCGGCCTCTCTGCCGCGATCGGCGAGACGATGGTCACCGGCGGGCCGAGCATGACGGCCGTCCACGCCGACCTCGGCCTGCTGCATCACGGTGGCGCGATCCACAACGCGCTCATGGGCCAGGCGCCGGTGCTGATGATGAGCGGCTATCCGCCCGTGACCGACGCGCGCCGCACGGCGCCGGTCTACTGGTACCAGCAGCGCTTCGACCAAGGCGAGATCGTCCGCCAGTACGTCCGCTGGGACTACAAGCTCTCGACCCTCGACGATGCGGGCCGCGTGGCCGCCCGGGCGCTGCAGGTCGCCCGCTCGGCACCGACCGGCCCGGTCTACCTCGCCGTGCCGGACGAGGTCGGACGTGCCCCCCTGCCCGCCGGGCGCTGCCCGGGTGGCCCGGCCGAGGCGTTGCCGCCGGCCCGGCTGGGCGCCGGGCCCGAGGATCTCGTCTCCGAGGTCGCCCGTCGCCTGCTGGCTGCGGAGCGGCCGCTGTTCGTCACCGAGCGTTCCGGCCGCGATCCCGCGACCGTGGCCGTGCTCTCGCGCCTGCTCGACCGGTTCGCCATCGGGGTCGTCAACGGCCGCTTCCGCGTCAACGTCGAGGACGGTCACGGCAGCCTGCTCGCGGCCGACGCACTCGGGACCGCCGACGTGGTCGTCGCGCTCGAGAGTCCCGTGCCCTGGATCCCCGCGGCGGGCTCGCCCGACCCGCAGGCCTGGGTGGCGCTGGTCGGCAGCGACCCGCTCAACCGCGACATCCCGCTCGGCGACTTCCCGGCAGCCGCTCTCGCGCAGGCCGACCCTCACGCCTTCCTGCTCGCACTCGAGGAGGCGCTGGCGCAGGCATGCGACGGGAACGACCGCGAACGCATCGACCGCCGACGGCGCGGCTGGCTCGCACCGCCCGCCGAGGCCGCCGCCACCCCGTCATCCGGTGCGCTCAGCCCGGCGCTTGTGGCCGCCACGCTCGACGAGGTGATGGACGAGACCGACTTGCTCGTGTCCGAGGTCTTCGACACCAGCCCGATCCGACGCACCCGGCCCGGCACGATGTTCGAGAAGGGCGCGTCCAGCCTCGGCTGGGCCCAGGCCGCCGCGGTCGGCGCCCGCTACGCCTCGGGTGACACCCCGACCGTCGCCGTGACCGGCGACGGCTCGTATCTGTTCGGCGCGCCGACCTCGGCGTTGTGGCTGCAGGAGGCCATCGACACGCCGGTGCTCACGGTCGTGCTCAACAACGGCGGCTACCGGACCGGCACGACCACGCTGCGTGCCCACTATCCGGACGGTCACGCGATGCGCGCCCGTGACCTCAGCGGCGGCACGCTCGACGCCCCCCGGTTCGACTTCGCCTCGCAGGCCGCCGGATCCGGTGCGCACGGCGTCGTCGTCGAGTCCCCGGCCGACCTCGTCGACGCGCTGCGCAGGGCTCGCAAGGTCGTCGAGGACGCACGGGTGCCGGCCGTCGTCGACGTCCACCTGCCCACCCACCGCGACCAGCTCGGCCTGACCTGA
- a CDS encoding ABC transporter substrate-binding protein yields MNEPSTISRRTFLRRAGGTALLLPMSSGALGTVLSACSGGAPQETAELSTAYMTALGLGTNFLEVMVAAERGFFADEGLEVDIMGGQGSGPAIQSVLARSAELARTDPINSIPAVINEGAELTNIATVQQVSPFEIASLPEAPITDPADLDGKTIGIVSAGGGTDTLLDLLLISAGLTPDTVSRPVVGVGFAPYELARNGEIDGWVAQSTARALIEREESVQLPVILPNDHVSLPSSSYILSRQQTDVDSEVPVRFLAGVLRAMEWMLDESNHEQAVADLRVYNPDIDPEQAAFELPLLVESWTAGRGADALLELDTDEWDQAQAGLQGAGLVETTVDLDQLLDTRYLDQVKGR; encoded by the coding sequence ATGAACGAGCCGAGCACCATCAGCCGCCGCACGTTCCTGCGACGTGCGGGCGGAACCGCCCTGTTGCTGCCGATGTCCTCGGGCGCGCTCGGCACGGTCCTGTCGGCGTGCAGCGGGGGAGCGCCACAGGAGACGGCCGAGCTGTCGACGGCCTACATGACCGCCCTCGGGCTGGGCACCAACTTCCTCGAGGTGATGGTCGCCGCCGAACGCGGCTTCTTCGCCGACGAAGGGCTCGAGGTCGACATCATGGGCGGCCAGGGCAGCGGCCCAGCCATCCAGTCCGTGCTCGCCCGGTCGGCCGAGCTCGCACGCACCGACCCGATCAACTCGATCCCGGCGGTGATCAACGAAGGTGCCGAGCTCACCAACATCGCCACCGTGCAACAGGTGTCACCCTTCGAGATCGCCTCGCTGCCCGAGGCGCCCATCACCGACCCGGCCGACCTCGACGGCAAGACGATCGGCATCGTGTCGGCGGGCGGCGGGACCGACACGCTGCTCGACCTGCTGCTCATCTCGGCCGGCCTTACACCGGACACCGTCAGCCGCCCGGTCGTCGGCGTCGGATTCGCGCCGTACGAGCTCGCCCGCAACGGCGAGATCGACGGCTGGGTGGCGCAGTCGACGGCCCGTGCCCTCATCGAACGCGAAGAGAGCGTGCAACTCCCGGTGATCCTGCCCAACGACCACGTCTCGTTGCCGTCGAGCTCCTACATCCTCTCGCGCCAGCAGACCGACGTCGACAGCGAGGTGCCGGTCCGCTTCCTTGCCGGTGTGCTGCGCGCGATGGAGTGGATGCTCGACGAGAGCAACCACGAACAGGCTGTGGCCGACCTGCGCGTCTACAACCCCGACATCGACCCGGAGCAGGCCGCATTCGAGCTTCCACTGCTGGTCGAGTCGTGGACGGCTGGGCGCGGCGCCGACGCGCTGCTCGAACTCGACACCGACGAGTGGGACCAGGCCCAGGCGGGGCTGCAGGGGGCCGGCCTGGTCGAGACCACCGTCGACCTCGACCAGCTGCTCGACACGCGCTACCTCGACCAGGTGAAGGGTCGCTGA
- a CDS encoding IclR family transcriptional regulator, which produces MSEAEPRRLITTIERAADVLMLFATADQADLGVTEISRELGLSKAVVHRVLTTLTAKGFVEVVEDSRRYRLGPAVLSLGVAYLDRIDVRALAAPALHRLSEATNETATLSLRYGWERMYVDQVTPDREVKMTVALGRPFPLHAGGSSKAFLAFLPEVEQEEYIAGRKLSALTDRTIVDPDALRRELREVRARGYALSFGERQAGAGSIASPVIDHRGRPVAVISVCGPLERLRDEVDDVVAVLLSTTADLSHRLGHTSSPAEPEVASV; this is translated from the coding sequence ATGAGCGAGGCCGAGCCACGTCGCCTCATCACGACAATCGAGCGGGCCGCCGACGTGCTCATGCTGTTCGCTACGGCCGACCAGGCCGACCTCGGGGTCACCGAGATCTCACGCGAGCTGGGGTTGTCGAAGGCGGTTGTGCACCGCGTACTGACCACCCTGACCGCCAAGGGGTTCGTCGAGGTGGTGGAGGACTCACGTCGCTACCGGCTCGGGCCGGCGGTCCTGAGTTTGGGCGTCGCCTACCTCGACCGCATCGACGTGCGCGCACTCGCGGCGCCCGCCCTGCACCGCTTGTCCGAGGCCACCAACGAGACCGCCACGCTGTCGCTGCGCTACGGCTGGGAGCGGATGTACGTCGACCAGGTGACGCCCGACCGCGAGGTCAAGATGACCGTGGCGCTCGGACGACCCTTCCCCCTCCACGCCGGCGGCTCGTCGAAGGCATTCCTGGCCTTTCTGCCCGAGGTTGAGCAGGAGGAGTACATCGCCGGCCGCAAGTTGTCGGCGCTGACCGACCGCACGATCGTGGACCCCGATGCGCTGCGCCGCGAACTCCGCGAGGTGCGGGCACGGGGGTACGCGCTGTCGTTCGGGGAGCGTCAGGCTGGCGCCGGGAGCATCGCGAGCCCGGTTATCGACCACCGCGGCCGGCCGGTCGCGGTCATCTCCGTCTGCGGCCCGCTTGAGCGGCTCCGCGACGAGGTCGATGACGTCGTCGCCGTGCTGCTGTCGACGACGGCCGACCTCTCGCACCGACTCGGTCACACCTCGTCGCCCGCCGAACCAGAGGTCGCGTCGGTCTAG